GTACTCGCCCGTCGCCACCACCTTGGTGGGGGTACCCAGTTCCCGCTGGATGCGCCGCACCAGCCCGTCGGCCTGCCCGGCGAAGCCGTAGAGGATGCCCGACTGCATGGACTGGACGGTGTTGCGCCCGATAACCCGCGGCGGCCGAACCACCTCCACCCGAGGCAACCGGGAGGCGCGCTCAAACAGCGCTTCGGTGGCGATGCTCACCCCGGGGGCGATGGCTCCGCCCAGATAAGCCCCGCCGGCATCGACCGCGTCAAAGGTGGTGGCCGTGCCGAAGTCGACCACAATCACCGGCCCGCCGTACGTCTCGTACGCGGCCACCGCCCCGACGATGCGGTCCGCGCCCACCTCGCGGGGGTTTTCGTAGCGAATGGGCATGCCGGTGTGGATGCCCGGCCCCACCACCAGCGGTTCGAGGCGCAGGTCCCGGCGCACGAAGCGTTCGACGGCGGCAAGCGCCGGCGGGACGACGCAGGCGACGGCCACCCCGTCCACTTCGCCGAGGCGTTCGCCGGCTCGCCCGAAGAGCACCTCCAGAATGACGGCCCACTCGTCGGAGGTGCGTTCAGCCTGGCTGGAAAGCTGCCAGTGATGGAGGAGCTCTCCCTCCCGAAACAGACCCAGCGCCGTCGTGGTGTTGCCCACGTCAAAGGCCAGCAGCATGCCGCTCACTCCTCTTGGGCCACGCCGGAGCCATGCGCACCAACCCCGCCCGCCGCAGCGCCCGGTAGACGGCGACGGTCAGGACCGTGGCCACGAAGGCTTCGGGCAGGCCGTGGAGCACGGCGATCCCGAGCGAGACCTGCCAGGGCAGGTAGGCGCGCCAGGTGGCCAGGCCCAGCACCCCGACGGTGTTGGTCAGGCTGCCCAGCAGCGCCGCCAGCGCAGGCCCGACGTCCTGCCGTCCGAGCAGGCGCAGGGCCAGCCACGCGGTGGCTGCGGCCACCGCCAGGGCGGCGGCGAGCCCCACCGGGGTGACGCCCGGGTAGGGCGCCTGCACTGACGTCGGCACCCGGCTGGTCAGGCGATACGTCGCATCGCCCAGCGCCGCGGCCACCAGCAGGGCGACCGCCCACCGCCCGGCCCTGCCCCCGGCGGCCCGGAACGCCGCATAGGCCACCAGCCCGATCAGGATGCGCGGCCCAAAGGCTACCAGCGGGTCGCTGAACATCATCCGCGCGATGGGGTTGGGCGCCTGGGTGAGGGCGCGCCAGAAGCTGAACGCCCCGAACAGGAAGCCGGTCGTCGCGCCGGCCGCCGGGCCCTCGGCCAGGGCGGCGAGGATGACGGGGATGTGGAGGGTGGTGGCGGCGCCGGCGGGCGTCGGGACAGGAACGAACCCGGCGGGGGTGAGGCCGAGGACCGCGACCAGGGCGCTCATCAGGGCCGTCACCAGCAGGGTGCGGATGCGGGAGTGGGTCTGGACAGCGTGCATGGGGATCCCTCCGTTCCGGCTCCGCACGGCGGGCGGATGCCGTTCGTTGGGTGCTGACGAGGCCCGCAATCCCCCGGTTCGTGCGGTGCGAAGCGGCAGCTTTCGCCCGCCCCGGGGGCTGCGACCAATCTCAGTATACAGCGACCGCCCTTGAGTCCGGAATGCCATCATCGGGACGCAAGCAGGACTCGAGCCCGCAGCGGGCCGTGCAGACCGTACGAGAGGTGCAGCCGTTCCGGGAGCGACGCGTGATCTGTCATAACCACCATGCTATGATGCGGCCAGGAACGGTGCTCGTTTACGGGCCAGGGTATCAGTTGGAAGTCACGGGAGGAACGCCATGGCGCCCGACCTGTTCCACGGCTCCGGCGATGCCGCGGAGTTCATCGAGGAGGAGCCGGTGCGCTTCAGTTCGCTGGGCCAGCAGGTCGTCGGGGTCATCCACCGCCCGGTCCGGCGGGTGAGGAGGGCCGAGGTGCGCGGTGTCGCCGGAGAGGCCGCGCACGCGCCGTCGGCACTGGCGCCGCCCGGGGTGGTGCTGTGCCACGGCTTCACGGGTACCAAGGTGGAGGCCCATCGGCTGTTCGTGAAGACCGCGCGCCCTGGCTCGAGCCGGCATCGCCGCCCTGCGCTTTGACTTCCGAGGTTCGGGGGATTCTCCCGGGGAGTTCGAGGAGATGACCGTGAGCGGCGAGGTGGAAGACGCCCTGGCGGCGCTTGCGTTCGCCCGAGAGCGCGTCGGCCGGTCCGTGGCCTTGCTCGGCTTGAGCCTCGGCGGCGCCGTGGCGACCCTGGCCGCCGTTCGGGACGGAGACGTGGCCGCCATGGTGCTGTGGGCCGCCGTCGCCCATCCGGCCCGCTTGGCGCAGTTCATGGCCGCCCACCATTCGGGCGAACCGTCCGTGCTCATGTGGCAGGGGCACTTCGACCTCGGTGGCAACCTGGTGGGAAGGGCCTTCGTCGAGGAGCTGCCCCGCCACCAGCCTCTCGCCGCGGCGGCGCAGTACAGGGGGCCTGTCCTGGTGGTTCACGGCACCCGGGACCAGAGCGTGCCGCCAATGGACGCCACCGCCTACATGCAGGCGTTCCCGGGGCCGGACAAGACCCTGCACCTCGTAGCCGGCGCGGACCACACCTTCAACCGGGCCTCGTGGGAACACGAGGTCATCAGCACCACGGTCGCATGGCTCAAGGCCAGGCTCCTGGAAAGAGCGTAACGGTCGTGCTCGATGTAGTGCCATAGGTTGGCACGCCCTACCGGTCGAGGACGAGGGGTCCTCACGAACCCGCAGTTTCGGGCTGCCGTACCACGACCTCTGCTGCCAACCCGCCAACCATGACGCGATAGACCCCCGTCTCTACGATGGGGTCGGCATCCCCAAGAATGTCCCCCGGGATCACTGCAAGCCGCGAGAGCGGAATATCGAAGTGAACCGTCCTCGTCTCGCCGGGCTGAAGGTGGACCCGCTCGAAAGCCACTAGCTGGCGTATAGGTCTCAAAACGGAGCTGTATTCCCTGCTCGCGTAAACCTGGACGACCTGGTCGCCTTCAAACCTCCCGGTATTGGTAACGGCTACGGACACATGGGCGACGCCGTCCGGTGCCGCTTCCCCGGTTGCCGTCAACTTCGCGTACTCGTACCTGGTGTAACTCAGGCCGTAGCCGAACGGGAACAGGGGATCGTACTCAGGCGTCGGCCATTCTTCGCCGCGCAGGTGGTTATAGAACAACGGCACCTGGACGAGGTCCCGAGGCCAGCTGAACGGCAGCTTGCCGCTGGGATTGACCTTGCCGAACAGGACGCCGGCTACTGCTGTCCCGCCTTCGCTGCCAGGCAGATAAGCCATAACGACCGCGTCGGCTGCCCGTACCACCTCGGCGATTAGAAGAGGCCGGCCCGCTATCAGAACCACCACGAGGGGAGTTCCTGTGGATGCAAGCTTCTCTGTCAATGCCTTCTGCCCGGGTGGAAGTTCGTACCCTTGGATGTGAGCGTCGCCGGGCCCCTCCGCGTAGGGAGTCTCGCCAACGACCGCCACGATCACGTCGGAGCGTCGAGCAGCGTCGATCACCTCGGTAAAGTCCCCCCGTGCGCTCCACCCGGGTACGTAATTCACCTTGGTCCCCAAAGGAGCGGCTTGCCTGAGCCCCTCCAGGACCGTCACGGCAGGCGGCACTTCGTAGCCGGACACCCCTTGCCAGCCAACGGTCCACCCTCCGAGCTGGCTCGCCACATCGCCGGCGCTTGGGCCTGTGACAAGAATCGAACCGACATCGTGGGACAAGGGAAGGACGTTGTCCTTGTTCTTGAGCAGCGTGATAGACTCAGCCGCGGCCCGTCGAGCAAGCTCTTTTCCGGCTTCGACAGCCGCCCGTGCCTTCGAAGGGTCGACGTAAGGATTCTCGAAGAGCCCGAGCTCGAACTTCAGCGTAAGGATCCGGCGCACTGCTTCATCGATACGGTCCCTTGGCACCATGCCCTCTTCGACGAGCGAGATTAGCGCCTGCGTGAAGCCAGCCGCATCGAGCGGAACCATGTACATATCGACGCCGGCCATGATACCGAGGCGAACGGCTTCCCTGAACGTGGGAGCGACGCGGTGCACGCTCTGAAGCTTGTGGATGTCCTGCCAATCGGATACGACGACGCCGCTGAAGCCCAAGCCTTTCCGCAGCACGTCCGTGAGAAGGTACCTCGACGCGTGGACCGGTACGCCGTTCACTGACCCGCTATTGACCATGACCGTCCGGGCCCCGGCCTCAATTCCTGCCTCAAAGGGCGGGAGAAAGACCTCTCGCAAGGTCCGCAGGGGAATGAGGGCGGGGCTTCGGTCCTGGCCGTTCAGCGGCTGTGAGTAGCCGACGAAATGCTTAAGGGTCGCTGCGACCCTACCAGCAGGCGCCAGCCCAGTTCCTTGGAGTCCGCGAACGGCGGCGGCCACGAGTTCGGAGGCCAGGTACGGGTCCTCACCAAAGGTCTCATAGAAGCGCCCCCAGCGGAAATCCCGTCCCACGTCCGCCACCGGCGCGAAGTTCCAATGGATTCCGGTGGCCCTAACCGCCTGGGCCGTTACCCTGGCAGCCTCCTCGACCAGCTTGGGGTCCCACGTAGCCGCAAGCCCGATCTGGTGGGGAAAGAGCGTCGCCCCCAGCACGTTGTTATGGCCATGAACCGCGTCGATCCCATACACGATGGGAATTCCGAGGCGCGTCTTTTCGACGGCCCATTGTTGCAGGGTGTTCGTCACCGCTGCCCACGTCTCCGGGTTGTTCGGAACGGGGCTGGCCCCGCCTCCGCTCAGTACCGAACCGACGTGGTTGTCAACCAATACCCTCTTCAGCCACTGTTCGTTCAGCGGACCCCGGTCCCATTCGTTCTGGCCCATGAGCCGCGTCAGGGTGATCTGCGTCATTTGCCCTACTTTCTCAGCAAGGCTCATGCGCCTCAGCAGGTCTTCGACCCGCTTTTCGATGGGTTGCGCAGGATCCTTGTAAAGTGGTGTGTCTCGTTCCGCAGCCTCGAGAGCAACCTCTGGGGCGCAGAGACTCAAAAGGAGCGATATCGCAACAACCGTTCCCCTGAACGTTCTCACGGGGCACTCTCCCTTCTGCTGCGTAATGTGGTTTTCCGCCGGTGCCGTGAACCCACCCCATTGCGTGTACTTCGAGGTACCTCACCTAACTCCTATTTCAGTGCCGCGAGCAGATGGCCGGCAGGTACGGCTTCAATTGGAGACGGCGCTCCATCGACAACCGATTGGCGGCCGAAAGAGACCCAACTCATGAGGCACTCCCTTCCCGGGCACCCGCCCGCTGGGGCGGGAGGTGAGCGGGGTTGCTCAAGGCGCACGAGGCTCTCCACGTCCAGGAGCACATCCGAACCCAGCTTCCTCGGCCGCCGAGGCCGCGGCGCCCGAGCTTCGCGAGACATTCGCCCTTCTGTGCCAGGACGGAGGGTGGTGCCGTCCGGGTTCCTTGGGACTTCGACGACCCGGCCCCCGATGCCCCTCGCGACACTTCCGCGGCGGCCATCGCGGCGTCTGCCCTGCTGGAACTGGCCGCCGCGGACCGTACCGATGCGGATGCCTGGCGTGAGGCGGCTATTCGCCTGCTGCTGTACCCGGGAGACTGCTGCCTGGCGCCGCGTGTTATACTGGGGCCGCCATGGTAGTGCGTGGGTTTCACGGTCGTGGCGGAACGCGTCGGGCGAGCCTACCTTCGGTCGTGCAACCCGGAAGTCCGGCGGTGCGGGAGCTGGCCGGCCGGTACGGCCTGCGGCTGGTGGTGCTCTTCGGATCGCAGGCCCGAGGGTCGGCGCGACCCAAGAGTGACTACGATATCGCCGTGCTCACCTCCGAAGGATACGCGGCTCGCCGGGCGCCGCTCGCACTCGCGCAGGCGCGGCGCCTTCGTACCCTCCACGCCGAGCTCCAGCGCCTCCTCGGCACGGGCCGCGTCGACCT
The genomic region above belongs to Bacillota bacterium and contains:
- a CDS encoding type III pantothenate kinase, which translates into the protein MLLAFDVGNTTTALGLFREGELLHHWQLSSQAERTSDEWAVILEVLFGRAGERLGEVDGVAVACVVPPALAAVERFVRRDLRLEPLVVGPGIHTGMPIRYENPREVGADRIVGAVAAYETYGGPVIVVDFGTATTFDAVDAGGAYLGGAIAPGVSIATEALFERASRLPRVEVVRPPRVIGRNTVQSMQSGILYGFAGQADGLVRRIQRELGTPTKVVATGEY
- a CDS encoding ECF transporter S component, whose protein sequence is MHAVQTHSRIRTLLVTALMSALVAVLGLTPAGFVPVPTPAGAATTLHIPVILAALAEGPAAGATTGFLFGAFSFWRALTQAPNPIARMMFSDPLVAFGPRILIGLVAYAAFRAAGGRAGRWAVALLVAAALGDATYRLTSRVPTSVQAPYPGVTPVGLAAALAVAAATAWLALRLLGRQDVGPALAALLGSLTNTVGVLGLATWRAYLPWQVSLGIAVLHGLPEAFVATVLTVAVYRALRRAGLVRMAPAWPKRSERHAAGL
- a CDS encoding alpha/beta fold hydrolase, whose product is MRFDFRGSGDSPGEFEEMTVSGEVEDALAALAFARERVGRSVALLGLSLGGAVATLAAVRDGDVAAMVLWAAVAHPARLAQFMAAHHSGEPSVLMWQGHFDLGGNLVGRAFVEELPRHQPLAAAAQYRGPVLVVHGTRDQSVPPMDATAYMQAFPGPDKTLHLVAGADHTFNRASWEHEVISTTVAWLKARLLERA
- a CDS encoding glycoside hydrolase family 3 N-terminal domain-containing protein; translated protein: MSLAEKVGQMTQITLTRLMGQNEWDRGPLNEQWLKRVLVDNHVGSVLSGGGASPVPNNPETWAAVTNTLQQWAVEKTRLGIPIVYGIDAVHGHNNVLGATLFPHQIGLAATWDPKLVEEAARVTAQAVRATGIHWNFAPVADVGRDFRWGRFYETFGEDPYLASELVAAAVRGLQGTGLAPAGRVAATLKHFVGYSQPLNGQDRSPALIPLRTLREVFLPPFEAGIEAGARTVMVNSGSVNGVPVHASRYLLTDVLRKGLGFSGVVVSDWQDIHKLQSVHRVAPTFREAVRLGIMAGVDMYMVPLDAAGFTQALISLVEEGMVPRDRIDEAVRRILTLKFELGLFENPYVDPSKARAAVEAGKELARRAAAESITLLKNKDNVLPLSHDVGSILVTGPSAGDVASQLGGWTVGWQGVSGYEVPPAVTVLEGLRQAAPLGTKVNYVPGWSARGDFTEVIDAARRSDVIVAVVGETPYAEGPGDAHIQGYELPPGQKALTEKLASTGTPLVVVLIAGRPLLIAEVVRAADAVVMAYLPGSEGGTAVAGVLFGKVNPSGKLPFSWPRDLVQVPLFYNHLRGEEWPTPEYDPLFPFGYGLSYTRYEYAKLTATGEAAPDGVAHVSVAVTNTGRFEGDQVVQVYASREYSSVLRPIRQLVAFERVHLQPGETRTVHFDIPLSRLAVIPGDILGDADPIVETGVYRVMVGGLAAEVVVRQPETAGS